Proteins from a single region of Lysinibacillus sp. JNUCC-52:
- the pyrH gene encoding UMP kinase, translating to MSVPQYKRVVIKLSGEALAGEAGFGLSPKIIKSVAEEVKEVVDLDVEVAVVVGGGNIWRGKIGSEMGMDRAAADYMGMLATVMNSLALQDALEKLGIETRVQSSIVMTQVAEPYIRRKAVRHLEKKRVVIFAAGTGNPFFSTDTTAALRAAEIDADAILMAKNNVDGVYSADPKVDTTAIKYDTLTYLDVIQQGLQVMDSTASTLCMDNDIPLIVFSITEQGNIKRAVQGEKIGTVVRRNA from the coding sequence ATGAGTGTGCCACAATATAAACGAGTAGTTATTAAACTAAGTGGTGAAGCGTTAGCAGGAGAGGCTGGCTTCGGTTTATCACCAAAAATTATCAAGTCTGTTGCAGAAGAAGTAAAAGAAGTAGTAGATCTTGATGTAGAAGTTGCTGTTGTTGTAGGTGGCGGTAATATATGGCGTGGAAAAATAGGTAGTGAAATGGGCATGGACCGTGCGGCAGCTGACTATATGGGAATGCTAGCAACGGTAATGAACTCATTAGCATTACAAGATGCTCTTGAAAAATTAGGTATCGAAACACGCGTGCAATCTTCTATTGTGATGACACAAGTAGCAGAGCCATATATTCGTCGTAAAGCAGTTCGTCATTTAGAGAAAAAACGTGTTGTTATTTTTGCTGCAGGTACAGGTAACCCGTTCTTCTCTACAGATACAACAGCTGCATTAAGAGCAGCTGAAATTGACGCAGATGCTATTTTAATGGCGAAAAATAATGTAGATGGTGTCTATTCTGCAGATCCTAAAGTCGATACTACTGCCATCAAATATGATACACTCACATACTTAGACGTTATTCAGCAAGGGTTACAAGTAATGGACTCTACCGCTTCTACATTATGTATGGATAACGATATTCCGTTAATTGTCTTCTCAATTACGGAGCAAGGTAATATTAAACGTGCCGTACAAGGCGAGAAAATTGGAACAGTTGTTAGGAGGAATGCATAA
- the frr gene encoding ribosome recycling factor codes for MTKQVLDQAKEKMNKSIAAFSRELASIRAGRANASLLDRISVDYYGAPTPINQLAGVAVPEARLLVITPYDKTILGEIEKAIMKSDIGITPTNDGSVIRLMIPALTEERRKDLVKQVKKEAEDAKIAVRNVRRDANDDLKKLEKAGEITEDDLRGYGDDIQKLTDEFIVKVDQVAKEKEKEILEV; via the coding sequence ATGACTAAACAAGTATTAGATCAAGCAAAAGAAAAAATGAATAAATCAATTGCTGCTTTTTCCCGTGAATTAGCATCAATCCGAGCTGGTCGTGCAAACGCATCTCTACTAGATCGTATTTCTGTAGATTATTATGGAGCACCAACACCGATTAACCAACTTGCGGGTGTTGCTGTACCAGAAGCTCGTTTGCTAGTGATTACACCTTACGATAAAACAATTTTAGGTGAAATCGAAAAAGCAATTATGAAATCAGATATTGGTATTACACCGACTAACGATGGTTCTGTTATTCGTTTAATGATTCCTGCATTAACAGAAGAACGTCGTAAAGATCTTGTAAAACAAGTGAAAAAAGAAGCAGAAGATGCAAAAATCGCAGTACGTAATGTTCGTCGCGATGCAAATGATGATCTTAAAAAACTTGAAAAAGCTGGCGAAATCACAGAAGACGATTTACGTGGATATGGTGATGATATTCAAAAATTAACAGATGAGTTCATCGTGAAAGTAGATCAAGTAGCGAAAGAAAAAGAAAAAGAAATTCTAGAAGTGTAA